In the Syntrophus aciditrophicus SB genome, ACCCATCTGGAATACGCTGTTGTGGAAAACAAGGGATTCGTGGTGATTACGGGAGAGATCGGCTCAGGGAAAACGACGCTGATCAATGTTCTTTTGAGCAAAATCCAACAGAGCATCCAGGTGGGGGTGATCAACCAGACCCTGGTTCAGCCGACACAGTTCATCAAAATGATCTGTCAGGAATTCGAACTTCCCACCGATACCCGGGACAAGGCAGAACTGCTCGATCTTTTTCATGATTTTCTGTTACAGCAGTTTGCGCGGAGAAAGCGGGTTACCCTGATCATTGATGAAGCCCAGAACCTTCCGAATAACACATTGGAAGAGATCCGCATGCTCTCGAATCTGGAATCGGAAAAACACCACCTCATTCAGATGATGCTGGTCGGGCAGCCTGAGCTGAAATACAAACTGCGGCAGAAAAGACTGGAGCAGTTTGTTCAACGAGTCACGGTATATTGTCATTTGAGCGGTCTGGACAAAGAAGAAACATCCCGGTATATCCATCATCGTCTTCAGGTCGCCGGCGCGGAAAAATCGGACATATTCAGTG is a window encoding:
- a CDS encoding ExeA family protein, with amino-acid sequence MYESFYGLKENPFHLTPDPAYLFMSRVHEEAYTHLEYAVVENKGFVVITGEIGSGKTTLINVLLSKIQQSIQVGVINQTLVQPTQFIKMICQEFELPTDTRDKAELLDLFHDFLLQQFARRKRVTLIIDEAQNLPNNTLEEIRMLSNLESEKHHLIQMMLVGQPELKYKLRQKRLEQFVQRVTVYCHLSGLDKEETSRYIHHRLQVAGAEKSDIFSEEAIQVIHEYSRGIPRLINILCDAALVYGFADGLTNIEKHVIDEVIAERKVGGIFQDYAAEEANAVFPVPGQIKEIEPETGQLIQSVESRLQLLESVVTDINQRLSILFSRREQQDDRVLQLLKMLKQSTENRMELMAEIQLLKQQQNSN